The Meiothermus sp. CFH 77666 region CTGATGCAGCACAAAGCCCAGGCCGCAAAGGGTGCGCTGGGCTTGCAGAACCTGCTCGAGGGCCTCAAGAAAGGTTTAGAGAAGGTTATCTCCACTATGGGCATTCACGAGGTGCGCGGCTACGGGCGCATCTTCAGCGCCATCGGCCTCAAGCCCGAACTGGCCCAAGAGTTTGGCATCCGCAACTTCCTGGGTTCGGAGCGGGCGGGCTATGGGTTGCTGGAACTCGAGCGCACCCTCCTGGAGCGCCTCAATCTGCTGAACGCCGAAAAAGTGCTGCCTGCCAAGGACTTCCGCTTCAACCCCCGCATTTTCAAGGCGGCCATGGAGGTTTCCTCGGGCCAGTCCCCCTACGAGCATTTCCAGGAGAAAGTGCGCGGGCTCGAGCAGGAATCGCCAGTGGCTGCCCGTCAACTGCTTGGCATCAAGTCGGTGGGCAAATCCCCTATTAACCCCGAAGAAGTGGATCTGAGCGTGGGCGGACACTCGCTACCCTTCGTAATTACCGCCATGAGCTTTGGTTCCCAGGGCGAAGCCAGCTTCCGGGCCTACATCGAGGCCGCCAAAAAGCTCAACATGGTCTGCATCAACGGGGAGGGCGGTGAAATCCCCGACATGCTGGGCAAGTACACCCACTGGCGCGGGCAACAGGTGGCCTCGGGTCGCTTTGGTGCTCATGCCTATATGCTGAACTCGGCGGGCTTCATCGAAATCAAAATTGGTCAGGGGGCCAAACCGGGCGAGGGCGGTCACCTGCCAGGCAAAAAAGTCACGGCCAAGGTAGCCGCGGCCCGCAACGCGGTGCCGGGGGTAGACCTCATCTCGCCCTCCAACAACCACGACCTCTACTCCATCGAAGACCTGGCCCAGCTCATCGAAGAGCTCAAAACGGTCAACCCCAAGGCCAAGGTCTCGGTCAAGGTACCGGTTATTCCGGGTATCGGCACCATCGCGGTGGGCATCGCCAAGGCCGGGGCCGATGTAATCGCCCTCTCCGGCTTCGAGGGCGGCACCGGCGCAGCCCGCTGGCATGCGCTCAAGTATGCGGGTCTACCTGTAGAAATCGGCGTGCGCCGCGCTCACCGGGCACTGGTACGGGCTGGCATGCGCGACAAGGTAGAGCTCTGGGCGGATGGAGGCCTCAAAACCGCCTACGACACCCTGCGGATGGTGCTGCTGGGGGCCGACCGGGTGGGCATGGCCACCATGGCCATGGTGGCGATTGGTTGCACTATCTGCCGCCAGTGTCAGATGGACACCTGCCATGTGGGAATTGCCACCCAGATCGAAACCGTTGAACAAGCCCAGGCCCACGGCCTGAAGCGGTTCGTACCTCAGGAGCAAGACCGTGCCATTGAACAACTGGTTCATTTCTTTGGTGCAAAGGGTGACGAGCTGCGGCGGATGGTGGCAGCCCTGGGCGCTGTGAGCCTGCGCGATCTGGTGGGTCGCAGCGACCTGCTGGTACAGGAAGGTCATCACGAAGAACTGGATCTAAGCTACTTCTTCGAGCCCGTTTCGGCGCCCGACTGGCTGGGTGAACGCTCGGCACATGTGCTGCGGAAACCCCTGAACCAGCTCACCCGCTCGATTACCGAGGTGGTCACCGGCGCGTATGCAGAAGGCGGGCGTGAGCTATTGTTCCAGGAAGGGCCGGTAGGCTCGACCGACCGGGCTTTGGGAACCCACCTGGCCGGGGAGATTGCCCGCCGCCGCCTGTATGGAAAAGGCTGGGATGCCAGGGTAGAGCTCCGCTTCGATGCGGGGAGCGTAGCCGGCAACGGGATTGCTGCGTTCAACGTGGAAGGGCTGGACATCGTGGTGGAGGGTGGGGCCCAGGACGGCATCGCCAAGAACGCCTACGGCGGCAAGGTGGCCATCCTCAAGGGGCGCAACCCCTTTGGCCAGTACGTAGACGGCTCGGTAGGCAAATCTTTCGCCTATGGCGCAATCGGCGGCTTGCTTATTGTGGAAGGGCAGGCCGACAGCCGCTTCTGCATTCGCCTTTCGGGCGCGGATGTGGTGCTTGCTGGAGAGCCGGATCGCCCCGTGCAGGACGAACTAGGCAACATTGCAGCCCGTGCTCAGGCCAAAGGCTTTGCCTTTGAGTATATGACCCGCGGGCGGGCGGTGGTGCTGGGTGACCCAGGTCCCTGGATCTGCTCCGGTATGACCGGCGGGCGGGTTTACCTGCGCTTCTGGCCCGAGATGGGCCTCAACGAAGAGGCCATGCACCGACGTCTGGCCAAAGGCGCAAAGGTGGCGATCCAGAAGCTCGATGAACGCGGGATTGCCGATGTGCGCGAACTGATGAGCGCGTACCTGGATGCCCTGCGCGATGCCGAACGCGAAGACAAGGCCGAGCGTCTGATGAAACTACTGGCCGACCCTGCGACCCACTTCCGTATGGTGTTGCCCACCAATCAGCAAGTGGTACAGGAAGTCAGTACCGAGTAAACCGCCTTATTGAGAGGGGTAGCCATCAGGCTGCCCCTTCTGTTGTTGGAGTTGAAGTGATTGAATCGGTTTACTGGAATGCGTCCAAGACTTATTCTGTACCAGGATTCAGTCTTTTCATGCAGGTCTTCTGGATAGTTTTATGTCAAGGTACAATTGTCCCAAATGGAAGCCAAGGCTTTGCTGAGTAAGCTAATAGGTCGTACCGGACTGCTGGAGCAACATGTTCAGATGCTTCGCAGGCTTGAACCCCTGATGGCCCCCATGGCTTCGGAAATCGCTCTTGCCTTCTACGATTACCTGGGCCGGGATGAAGAGATGAGAGCCATACTGTGGGAGACCCCTGGCAGGGTCGAGCGGCTTTATCAGAGCTTTGCCGACTGGTACCGCGGGCTTTTTTGTGGCGTGTACGATGCTGAGTATGCCGAGAGACGTGCCCGCATCGGCCTGGTACACGCGGCCATCGGGGTCAAACCCAGTTTCATCATGCCTGCCTTTGGCATTGTGCAGGAGTTATCCCTCGAGCACCTGCGCAATACCCTTCGTTCACCCGAAATCTTTAGCGCGGTGGAAGCCTTCGAGAAGATCATGGCTATTGAGGCGGCCCTGATGCAGGATAGCTACATGCAGGCCATGGAGTACGGCTACCGCCTGGGGGTGGCTGCCGACCAGGAGAAAGCCCTGGTGGCGGGGGCCCGGGCCATGCTGGGAAAAGCCAACTGAACTGGTGAGTCAGGGGTCAAGAGTCTAATGTCAAGGGCTAGATAAACGTGCTTTTTATCATTCGGTGGCTTTAGCCCGCTTCTTACAACTGACTACTGACTATGAGCCACCGGCGTCCCTGAAGTAGAATCCCTTGGATGAAGGCCGAAGAGCTGCTGCAAACCCTGGTGCGCCGAACAGGGCTCACGCAGCAGCATATACATACCCTGCGGAGCCTCGAGCCCATTGCAGGCCCCCTGGCCCCCG contains the following coding sequences:
- a CDS encoding glutamate synthase-related protein — translated: MKFSEAYPGIPNGRDACGIIAIAEKSARPSHANVQRTIESLYKMAHRAGLIRGEGDGTGIQTDLPRELWAGYLYEAGLDSNLAQNPRFFVGHLFIPKNESARVQELFDLFRVEGSKRGIKLLLERKGETNSSVLGPVGKRTEPLFYQVAGLSTDGDGPLWELGLLLEQRFPVHVVSLSTATVVYKVRGSAEILKRYFPELSRAEYKSTITLGHNRYSTNTMSTFEAVQPFGLLGHNGEINTIERLRREGRFLDIPLTGGSDSQDLNRILEGLLYRFGLSLPEAMDVVFPPILGEIKNYSPALQDLYMNLRQRFGPLAQGPAALVTRHREEAVFGTDAMGLRPLWFVETDSEYVFSSERGVFTVEEFVSEPRPFAPGEKMYLRLTSDGTRLFPFDRHQRQVLERILTKTHSLEGYRAHLAGPRYSSVPPVAGGSEAQVEEKPAPPSLNLERAYGWDRWDAGYLEALAENGNEPIGSLGYDGPIAALNPEKPNLSEFFKETVAVVTNPAIDREREIEHFSTRSILGRRPLPDGRGAGHVEELVVPVLLEETSATVQAIAQGQGTLTYEEALRRFKHVLLPLQFSVEEGIAAGLKRLQESAVEAVRNGAELLALTDKGAFEGGVWLDVYLALAAIGKSLEEARDEEGISLRRRTSLLVHSGGVRNLHDVAVCLGLGADAVAPWLMQHKAQAAKGALGLQNLLEGLKKGLEKVISTMGIHEVRGYGRIFSAIGLKPELAQEFGIRNFLGSERAGYGLLELERTLLERLNLLNAEKVLPAKDFRFNPRIFKAAMEVSSGQSPYEHFQEKVRGLEQESPVAARQLLGIKSVGKSPINPEEVDLSVGGHSLPFVITAMSFGSQGEASFRAYIEAAKKLNMVCINGEGGEIPDMLGKYTHWRGQQVASGRFGAHAYMLNSAGFIEIKIGQGAKPGEGGHLPGKKVTAKVAAARNAVPGVDLISPSNNHDLYSIEDLAQLIEELKTVNPKAKVSVKVPVIPGIGTIAVGIAKAGADVIALSGFEGGTGAARWHALKYAGLPVEIGVRRAHRALVRAGMRDKVELWADGGLKTAYDTLRMVLLGADRVGMATMAMVAIGCTICRQCQMDTCHVGIATQIETVEQAQAHGLKRFVPQEQDRAIEQLVHFFGAKGDELRRMVAALGAVSLRDLVGRSDLLVQEGHHEELDLSYFFEPVSAPDWLGERSAHVLRKPLNQLTRSITEVVTGAYAEGGRELLFQEGPVGSTDRALGTHLAGEIARRRLYGKGWDARVELRFDAGSVAGNGIAAFNVEGLDIVVEGGAQDGIAKNAYGGKVAILKGRNPFGQYVDGSVGKSFAYGAIGGLLIVEGQADSRFCIRLSGADVVLAGEPDRPVQDELGNIAARAQAKGFAFEYMTRGRAVVLGDPGPWICSGMTGGRVYLRFWPEMGLNEEAMHRRLAKGAKVAIQKLDERGIADVRELMSAYLDALRDAEREDKAERLMKLLADPATHFRMVLPTNQQVVQEVSTE
- a CDS encoding protoglobin domain-containing protein, with amino-acid sequence MEAKALLSKLIGRTGLLEQHVQMLRRLEPLMAPMASEIALAFYDYLGRDEEMRAILWETPGRVERLYQSFADWYRGLFCGVYDAEYAERRARIGLVHAAIGVKPSFIMPAFGIVQELSLEHLRNTLRSPEIFSAVEAFEKIMAIEAALMQDSYMQAMEYGYRLGVAADQEKALVAGARAMLGKAN